The following are from one region of the Nicotiana tomentosiformis chromosome 7, ASM39032v3, whole genome shotgun sequence genome:
- the LOC117273376 gene encoding uncharacterized protein — translation MRQLTPPCTQCGKLHTGKCRQGSSACFHCGQTGHYISRCSGLGRGTPAQLSGFTAASSPSVRAPRPGPQSTQGRGRGRGGGDTSGSSGGQNHFYALTGRQDSEASPDVVTGILTIHSHAIYALMDPDSTFSYITPFIAGKLDMRSELLSQPVEVSTPVGDSIVANHVYRDCTVLINDRLTSVDLVELVMLDFDVIMGMDWLASCYANIDCRAKLVRFHFPGEPVLEWKAFLGHVITGDGIKVDGQKIEAVMTWLRPLNPTEHGKVIAYASRQLRKHEQNYPTNDLELAAVVFALKIWRHYLYGVHIDIFTDHQSLQYLFKQRELNLRQRRWLELLKDYDVDILYHPGKANIVADALSRKSMGSLSHVEADKVKMTKYLCQLASLQVRLVDAEGGRILVQNTAKSSFVTEVKERQHKDPELIKLRESIPQQ, via the exons ATGAGACAGCTTACTCCTCCATGTACTCAGTGTGGTAAGCTGCACACCGGGAAATGTAGACAGGGTTCGAGTGCATGTTTTCATTGTGGGCAGACAGGACATTATATTAGCCGGTGCTCGGGGTTAGGTAGAGGTACACCAGCTCAGCTTTCAGGATTCACAGCAGCCTCTTCGCCCTCAGTTCGTGCTCCCCGACCAGGTCCACAGTCTACTCAGGGCCGTGGTAGGGGGAGAGGTGGAGGAGACACCTCAGGTTCTAGTGGTGGCCAGAACCACTTTTATGCACTCACAGGCCGACAGGATTCAGAGGCATCCCCagatgttgtgacaggtatattgacaatacattctcatgccatttatgcattgatggatcccgactctacattttcatatattactccatttattgctGGTAAGCTTGACATGAGATCTGAGTTGTTGTCACAACCAGTTGAGGTGTCTACGCCAGTTGGCGACTCTATTGTAGCTAATCATGTCTATCGAGATTGTACAGTGTTAATTAATGACCGTCTAACCTCTGTTGATTTAGTTGAACTGGTTATGCTAGACTTCGATGTcattatgggtatggattggttggcatcttgctatgctaatattgattgtcgtgcaaagttggtccgatttcattttcctggtgagcctgtccttgaatggaaag cttttcttggtcatgttattaccggcgatggtatcaaggttgatggCCAAAAGATTGAAGCTGTGATGACTTGGCTGAGGCCCTTgaatccgacagag catggtaaggttatcgcgTACGCCTCCAGACAGTTGCGAAAACATGAACAGAACTATCCGACgaacgatcttgagttagccgcagttgtatttgccctaaagatttggcggcattatctatatggggttcaTATTGATATTTTTACCGACCaccagagccttcagtatttatttaaacagagggagctgaacctacgacaaagaagatggctagaattactaaaggactatgatgttgatattttatatcatcccggaaAAGCTAATATTGTTGCTGATGCCCTTAGCCGGAAGTCCATGGGCAGTCTAAGCCATGTTGAAGCTGATAAGGTCAAGATGACCAAATATCTATGCCAGCTAGCTAGTTTGCAGGTGCGTTTGGTAGATGCAGAGGGTGGACGCATTCTCGTTCAGAATACGGCAAAATCTTCTTTTGTTACTGAAGTGAAAGAGCGACAACACAAGGATCCTGAGCTTATAAAACTGAGGGAAAGTATTCCACAGCAGTGA